The Malus sylvestris chromosome 12, drMalSylv7.2, whole genome shotgun sequence genome contains a region encoding:
- the LOC126592777 gene encoding protein TIC 20-II, chloroplastic-like gives MASLLHLSATPKTLIPKSYIPSSALRAFPSTLSTRSLSFPQLVGRKSKPKSSTITCSTPTPATDRLISAVAYTLPFFNSLQYGRYLFIQFPKLGLLFEPLIPLLSLYRSMPYSSFVAFFALYLGVVRNPSFNHYVRFNAMQAVTLDVLLVLPLLVQRIFSPGRAGLGYKLMVWGHNGIFVFSVFCFVYGLVNCILGRTPYLPFVADAAGRQL, from the coding sequence ATGGCCTCTCTCCTCCACCTCTCCGCCACCcccaaaaccctaatccccaaATCTTACATTCCCTCCTCCGCGTTGCGCGCTTTCCCCTCAACCCTCTCCACCCGGTCACTCTCCTTCCCTCAACTTGTTGGCCgaaaatccaaacccaaatccTCCACCATTACCTGCAGCACACCGACCCCCGCCACGGATCGATTGATCTCCGCTGTCGCTTACACCCTCCCTTTCTTCAACTCCCTCCAGTATGGACGCTACCTGTTTATCCAATTCCCCAAATTGGGCCTCCTCTTCGAACCCTTGATCCCCTTGCTGAGCCTCTATCGGTCGATGCCGTACTCGAGCTTCGTGGCCTTCTTTGCCCTCTACCTGGGCGTCGTCAGAAACCCAAGCTTCAACCACTACGTGCGGTTCAACGCGATGCAGGCGGTGACGCTGGACGTCCTGTTGGTACTGCCGCTGCTGGTCCAGAGGATTTTCAGTCCGGGTCGGGCCGGGTTGGGGTACAAGCTCATGGTTTGGGGGCATAATGGTATTTTCGTCTTCAGCGTTTTCTGCTTCGTTTATGGTTTGGTTAACTGCATTTTGGGTCGGACTCCGTACCTGCCCTTTGTTGCTGATGCCGCCGGCCGGCAGCTCTGA
- the LOC126592778 gene encoding uncharacterized protein LOC126592778, whose product MGSFPKSLNSETWVLILCVVVVALLLPLPTSRSSSSSIYDHLRKQGLPIGLLPKGITDYSLNGTTGEFRVLLEQPCHAKFESQVLYDFNVSGFLSFGRIANLSGVSAQELFLWFPVKGIRVDVPSSGLIYFDVGVVDKQFSLSLFESPPDCTAVDPSDPNFNPAAQDTNHYSSSPSGSSSFENESLNLGYGGGRRSELRADS is encoded by the exons ATGGGTTCTTTCCCCAAATCCCTAAATTCTGAAACATGGGTTTTGATCCTCTGCGTCGTGGTCGTGGCGCTCCTCCTCCCCCTCCCTACCAGCCGATCTTCGTCGTCGAGCATCTACGACCACCTGCGGAAGCAGGGCTTGCCGATCGGCCTTCTCCCCAAAGGCATAACCGACTATTCTCTCAACGGCACCACCGGCGAATTCCGAGTGTTGCTAGAGCAGCCCTGCCACGCCAAGTTCGAGAGCCAGGTGCTCTACGATTTTAACGTTTCCGGCTTTCTGTCTTTCGGACGAATCGCCAACTTATCGGGCGTGTCGGCTCAGGAGCTCTTCCTCTGGTTTCCTGTGAAGGGGATCAGAGTCGATGTACCAAGTTCCGGCCTCATTTACTTCGACGTCGGCGTCGTCGACAAGCAGTTCTCTTTGTCCCTCTTCGAATCGCCACCTGATTGCACCGCCGTTGACCCTTCTGATCCCAACTTCAATCCTGCCGCCCAGGACACCAACCACTATTCCTCTTCCCCATCTGGGTCGTCGTCGTTTGAG AATGAATCACTGAATCTTGGGTATGGAGGTGGTCGGAGAAGTGAGCTGAGGGCTGATTCTTAG